A portion of the Pseudarthrobacter sp. L1SW genome contains these proteins:
- the benC gene encoding benzoate 1,2-dioxygenase electron transfer component BenC, with translation MGHKVALSFEDGVTKVIKVGDYETVMDAAYKARINIPSDCRDGACGTCKAFCDSGSFDPGDFIDDAMTEEELEKGYMLTCQAVPESDLAIQIPATSESAKTAAATFSSSIKELNRHTETTVSFTLQVDNRDALAFLPGQYVNLKVPGTDAERSYSFSSGPEVEDASFMVRVTPQGAMSEYLRDRAAVGDAIEFTGPYGSFFLREPKRPLLLLAGGTGLAPLLSILEKLAENPPSTAVHLIYGLTREADIVGLDWLRAYEAKLPGFTWDYIASEPGTSAPHTGYVTQIIEPKHLNDGDVDIYLCGPPPMVNAVSKWLDTEGIQPANFYFERFAPKEATGGDAETGAPAPAEKIQAEGDTMTRGEAVSSLETGRLDFRKEDSFAQLDARMGLELAVSELLLGRLSEEQLRQFRRLAEATTASVDGGRITDPEEFARTNEEFHEYLFMVCDNPMLLESYRRLDVHAQMAAALETGTPIFARVTQDHVDIVDAFERGDKERLRAVITAHAHDAKETMAGAIDAKAAL, from the coding sequence ATGGGCCACAAAGTAGCCCTCAGCTTCGAAGACGGCGTTACCAAAGTCATCAAGGTCGGCGACTATGAGACCGTCATGGATGCGGCCTACAAGGCGCGGATCAACATCCCGTCGGACTGCCGCGACGGTGCGTGCGGCACCTGCAAGGCGTTCTGCGATTCCGGCTCCTTCGACCCGGGCGACTTCATCGACGACGCCATGACCGAAGAGGAGCTTGAAAAGGGCTACATGCTCACGTGCCAGGCCGTCCCGGAGTCCGACCTGGCCATCCAGATCCCGGCCACGTCCGAGTCGGCCAAGACGGCGGCCGCTACCTTCAGCTCCAGCATCAAGGAACTCAACCGGCACACGGAGACCACGGTGTCCTTCACCCTGCAGGTGGACAACCGGGATGCGCTGGCCTTCCTGCCCGGACAGTACGTCAACCTGAAGGTCCCGGGCACCGACGCTGAACGCTCCTACTCCTTCAGCAGCGGCCCCGAGGTGGAGGATGCGTCCTTCATGGTCCGCGTGACTCCCCAGGGTGCCATGTCCGAGTACCTGCGCGACCGGGCCGCGGTTGGCGACGCCATCGAATTCACGGGCCCCTACGGGTCCTTCTTCCTGCGCGAGCCCAAGCGGCCCCTGCTGCTCCTGGCCGGCGGCACCGGACTGGCCCCGCTCCTGTCCATCCTGGAAAAGCTCGCCGAAAACCCGCCGTCCACCGCGGTACACCTTATTTACGGGCTCACCCGCGAGGCGGACATCGTAGGCCTGGACTGGCTCCGCGCCTACGAAGCGAAGCTCCCCGGCTTCACCTGGGACTACATCGCGTCCGAACCGGGCACTTCCGCCCCGCACACCGGCTACGTCACCCAGATCATCGAACCGAAGCACCTCAATGACGGCGACGTGGACATCTACCTGTGCGGCCCGCCGCCCATGGTCAACGCTGTTTCCAAGTGGCTGGACACCGAAGGCATCCAGCCCGCCAACTTCTACTTCGAACGGTTCGCACCAAAGGAGGCCACCGGCGGCGACGCCGAAACGGGCGCCCCGGCTCCGGCCGAAAAGATCCAGGCCGAAGGCGACACCATGACCCGCGGCGAGGCAGTCTCTTCACTGGAAACCGGCCGGCTGGATTTCCGCAAGGAGGACAGCTTCGCCCAGCTGGACGCCCGCATGGGCCTGGAACTGGCCGTCAGCGAACTGCTGCTGGGCCGGCTCAGCGAAGAGCAGCTGCGCCAGTTCCGCCGCCTCGCCGAAGCCACCACTGCCTCGGTGGACGGCGGACGCATCACCGACCCCGAGGAGTTTGCCCGTACCAACGAGGAATTCCACGAGTACCTCTTCATGGTCTGTGACAACCCGATGCTGCTGGAGTCCTACCGCCGCCTGGACGTGCACGCCCAGATGGCTGCGGCCCTGGAAACAGGCACGCCGATCTTCGCCCGCGTCACCCAGGACCACGTGGACATCGTGGACGCGTTCGAGCGGGGCGACAAGGAACGCCTCCGCGCCGTCATTACGGCGCACGCCCACGACGCGAAGGAAACCATGGCCGGTGCCATTGACGCCAAGGCCGCCCTCTGA
- the catA gene encoding catechol 1,2-dioxygenase: MTETQVDTRNENEGTAVEAGSKATERFAASGKLSELHVPKERVSLLAGALIKAANDIVVEHQVTYEEYNALKAWLIKVGTDGEWPLFLDVWLEHTVEDVNSQERPGTKGTIEGPYYVPGSPELPTPATVEMRDGEEGTPLRFTGQFTDTNGNALQGAQVEIWHADAAGFYSQYAPGLPEWLFRATVKADDEGRFEINTMRPAPYQIPTDGACGQLIEAAGWHAWRPAHIHIKVSAPGYQPVTQQLYFPGDPHNADDIASAVKPELMLDPRPRTDGGAGEEVVYNYILAKEGQTK; this comes from the coding sequence ATGACTGAGACCCAAGTGGATACCCGGAACGAGAACGAAGGCACCGCCGTTGAAGCCGGCTCGAAGGCCACCGAACGCTTCGCCGCCTCCGGCAAGCTCTCGGAGCTGCACGTGCCCAAGGAGCGCGTGAGCCTCCTGGCCGGTGCGCTGATCAAGGCCGCCAACGACATCGTGGTTGAGCACCAGGTCACCTACGAGGAGTACAACGCCCTGAAGGCCTGGCTCATCAAGGTAGGAACCGACGGCGAGTGGCCCCTGTTCCTCGACGTGTGGCTTGAGCACACGGTTGAGGACGTCAACTCCCAGGAGCGCCCCGGCACCAAGGGCACCATCGAGGGACCCTACTACGTGCCCGGTTCGCCCGAGCTTCCCACACCGGCCACCGTCGAGATGCGCGACGGCGAAGAGGGCACCCCGCTGCGCTTCACCGGCCAGTTCACGGACACCAACGGCAACGCGCTCCAGGGCGCCCAGGTGGAGATCTGGCACGCGGACGCCGCCGGCTTCTACTCGCAGTACGCACCGGGCCTGCCCGAGTGGCTCTTCCGCGCCACGGTCAAGGCTGACGACGAGGGTCGCTTCGAGATCAACACCATGCGCCCCGCGCCGTACCAGATCCCCACGGACGGTGCCTGTGGACAGCTCATCGAGGCTGCAGGATGGCACGCTTGGCGTCCTGCCCACATCCACATCAAGGTCTCGGCTCCCGGCTACCAGCCCGTCACCCAGCAGCTCTACTTCCCGGGCGACCCGCACAACGCCGACGACATCGCATCGGCCGTCAAGCCGGAACTCATGCTGGACCCCCGGCCCCGCACGGACGGCGGCGCCGGCGAGGAAGTTGTCTACAACTACATCCTCGCCAAGGAAGGCCAGACCAAGTAG
- the benA gene encoding benzoate 1,2-dioxygenase large subunit, with product MTENLTHAREVLADAVIDDRENGIIRAKREIFTDQEIFELEMKHIFEGNWVYLAHESQIPNVGDYFTTYIGRTPVMITRDKDEKLNCIVNACSHRGAMLCRRKTDNRTTFTCPFHGWTFKNSGELLKVKDSRNAGYPETFNKEGSHDLTKVARFESYRGFLFGSLKADVLPLEQHLGDATKVIDSIVDQSPEGLEVLRGSSTYTYDGNWKVQAENGADGYHVTAVHWNYAATTARRSAGDSANKTKAMDAGKWGKVKGGFYSYDHGHLLLWQEWTNPEDRPLWDRRDELVQKYGEEMANFMINISRNLCLYPNVYIMDQFSSQIRHFRPISADQTEVTIYCIAPKGESQENRSKRIRQYEDFFNATGMATPDDLEEFRSCNKTYWATSAPWNDMTRGSTHEITGPDEQAQALGMTRVIASGVRTEDEGLYPIQHGYWKEVMDRALAEEEERSALESVPVTA from the coding sequence ATGACCGAGAACCTGACCCATGCCCGCGAGGTCCTTGCCGACGCCGTGATCGATGACCGCGAGAACGGCATCATCCGGGCCAAGCGCGAGATCTTCACCGACCAGGAAATCTTCGAACTCGAGATGAAGCACATCTTCGAAGGCAATTGGGTGTACCTCGCCCACGAGTCCCAGATCCCCAACGTGGGGGACTACTTCACCACCTACATTGGACGTACTCCGGTGATGATCACCCGGGACAAGGACGAGAAGCTCAACTGCATCGTCAACGCCTGTTCGCACCGGGGCGCCATGCTGTGCCGCCGCAAGACGGACAACCGCACCACCTTCACCTGCCCGTTCCACGGCTGGACCTTCAAGAACTCCGGCGAACTGCTGAAGGTCAAGGATTCCCGCAATGCGGGTTACCCGGAAACGTTCAACAAAGAAGGGTCGCACGACCTCACCAAGGTTGCCCGCTTTGAGTCCTACCGTGGATTCCTTTTTGGCTCGCTGAAGGCGGACGTGCTCCCCCTTGAGCAGCATCTCGGCGACGCCACCAAAGTGATCGATTCCATTGTGGACCAGTCCCCCGAGGGCCTGGAGGTTCTGCGGGGATCCTCCACCTACACCTACGACGGCAACTGGAAAGTGCAGGCCGAGAACGGCGCAGACGGCTACCACGTCACGGCCGTGCACTGGAACTACGCCGCCACCACCGCCCGCCGCAGCGCCGGCGACTCCGCCAACAAGACCAAGGCCATGGACGCCGGCAAGTGGGGCAAGGTCAAGGGCGGCTTCTACTCCTACGACCACGGGCACCTGCTGCTGTGGCAGGAATGGACCAACCCCGAGGACCGTCCGCTGTGGGACCGCCGCGACGAGCTGGTGCAGAAGTACGGCGAGGAGATGGCGAACTTCATGATCAATATCTCGCGCAACCTTTGCCTCTACCCGAACGTGTACATCATGGACCAGTTCTCCTCGCAGATCCGCCACTTCCGGCCGATCTCCGCGGACCAGACCGAGGTAACGATCTACTGCATAGCCCCCAAGGGCGAGTCCCAGGAGAACCGCTCCAAGCGCATCCGGCAGTACGAGGACTTCTTCAACGCCACTGGCATGGCCACGCCGGACGACCTGGAAGAGTTCCGCTCCTGCAACAAGACCTACTGGGCCACCAGCGCCCCGTGGAACGATATGACGCGCGGTTCCACCCATGAGATCACCGGTCCGGACGAGCAGGCACAGGCCCTGGGCATGACCCGGGTGATCGCCTCCGGCGTGCGCACCGAGGATGAGGGGCTCTACCCCATCCAGCACGGGTACTGGAAGGAAGTCATGGACCGTGCCCTAGCGGAGGAAGAGGAGCGTTCAGCCTTGGAATCCGTTCCCGTCACCGCCTGA
- a CDS encoding aldehyde dehydrogenase family protein: protein MTYATPSTDVTASTLFINGSWEPAASGAVRHIHNPADGELAATVSEAGREDAERAIAAARAAFDSGIWSSVPAPERGTFLLKVAAELRERREKFARAESLDTGKRIAESRIDMDDIATCFEYFGRLAGQQAGRVVDAGDPAVVSRIVYEPVGVCGLITPWNYPLLQAAWKIAPALAAGCTFVLKPSELTPSTSILAMQLLQDLGLPDGVANLVTGPGAQAGAPLSEHPAVDLVSFTGGLETGKRIAAAAAGTVKKVALELGGKNPNVVFADADFDAAVDNALNGAFVHSGQVCSAGARLVVEESIAERFVDELVRRAQGIRLGGPFDEAAETGPLISAAHREKVNAYVQRGIEEGARLRCGGSAPAGEKYDAGFYYQPTVLDRVERGMSVVTDEAFGPVVTVETFRTEDEAVATANDTIYGLAGAVWSQDAGKAQRVASRLRHGTVWINDYHPYLPQAEWGGFGQSGVGRELGPTGLAEYQEAKHIYQNTSPQVTGWFADHGKEN, encoded by the coding sequence ATGACATACGCCACACCGTCTACCGACGTGACAGCATCCACCCTCTTCATCAACGGCTCGTGGGAGCCGGCCGCGTCAGGCGCAGTGCGCCACATCCACAATCCGGCCGACGGCGAACTGGCCGCCACGGTCTCCGAGGCCGGCAGGGAGGACGCGGAGCGAGCCATTGCGGCAGCGCGGGCGGCCTTCGATTCCGGCATCTGGTCAAGCGTCCCGGCACCCGAGCGCGGCACCTTCCTGCTGAAGGTCGCGGCGGAACTGCGCGAACGGCGGGAAAAGTTCGCCCGCGCCGAATCGCTGGACACCGGGAAGCGGATCGCCGAAAGCCGCATCGACATGGACGATATTGCCACCTGCTTCGAATACTTCGGCAGGCTTGCCGGGCAGCAGGCGGGCCGCGTGGTGGACGCCGGGGACCCCGCCGTCGTAAGCAGGATCGTCTACGAACCCGTGGGTGTCTGCGGCCTCATCACGCCTTGGAACTACCCGCTGCTTCAGGCCGCGTGGAAGATCGCCCCGGCCCTCGCTGCCGGCTGCACCTTCGTCCTCAAGCCCTCCGAACTCACCCCGTCCACCAGCATCCTGGCCATGCAGCTGCTGCAGGATCTCGGCCTGCCGGACGGCGTCGCCAATCTCGTGACCGGCCCCGGCGCGCAGGCGGGCGCACCGCTCTCGGAACATCCCGCCGTCGACCTCGTTTCCTTCACCGGCGGCTTGGAAACCGGCAAGCGCATCGCGGCAGCCGCGGCCGGCACCGTCAAGAAGGTGGCGCTGGAGCTGGGCGGCAAGAACCCCAACGTGGTGTTCGCGGACGCGGACTTTGATGCCGCCGTCGACAACGCCCTGAACGGCGCGTTCGTCCACTCCGGCCAGGTCTGCTCGGCCGGGGCGCGGCTGGTGGTGGAGGAATCCATCGCCGAACGCTTCGTGGACGAGCTGGTCCGCCGCGCGCAGGGAATCCGCCTGGGCGGCCCCTTTGACGAGGCCGCCGAAACCGGTCCGCTGATTTCCGCGGCCCACCGCGAGAAGGTCAACGCCTACGTCCAGCGCGGTATCGAGGAAGGCGCGCGGCTGCGGTGCGGTGGTTCGGCGCCTGCTGGGGAGAAGTACGACGCCGGCTTCTACTACCAGCCGACCGTCCTGGACCGCGTTGAGAGGGGCATGTCCGTGGTCACCGACGAGGCCTTCGGCCCCGTAGTGACCGTCGAAACCTTCCGCACCGAGGACGAGGCCGTGGCCACCGCCAACGACACGATCTACGGGCTTGCCGGCGCCGTCTGGAGCCAGGACGCCGGCAAGGCGCAGCGCGTGGCATCCCGGCTGCGGCACGGCACGGTCTGGATCAACGACTACCACCCATACCTCCCCCAGGCCGAGTGGGGCGGCTTTGGCCAGTCCGGCGTCGGCCGCGAGCTCGGCCCCACAGGGCTGGCCGAGTACCAGGAGGCCAAGCACATCTACCAGAACACCAGCCCCCAGGTGACCGGCTGGTTCGCTGACCACGGCAAGGAGAACTAG
- a CDS encoding 1,6-dihydroxycyclohexa-2,4-diene-1-carboxylate dehydrogenase encodes MVEPYAGQFVTPGRFGGKVAVVTGAAQGIGQKVAERIGAEGGAVVLVDRADLVHDVARGIGEAAKASGSGGSATSVTADLETFAGATQAVKAALAAHGRVDVLVNNVGGTIWARPYEEYDEDKIEKEIRRSLFPTLWSCRAVLPAMLEQESGTIVNVSSVATRGMHRVPYAAAKGGVNALTQALAMEVAGRGIRVVATAPGGTEAPPRKVKRGPEAESATEKAWYQVIVDQTVESSFMKRYGTLDEQAAPIVFLASDEASYLTGSVLPVAGGDLG; translated from the coding sequence ATGGTTGAACCGTACGCCGGACAATTCGTGACCCCGGGCAGGTTCGGCGGCAAGGTCGCCGTCGTCACCGGCGCAGCCCAGGGCATCGGCCAAAAGGTGGCTGAACGCATCGGCGCCGAGGGCGGCGCTGTGGTACTGGTGGACCGCGCGGACCTGGTGCACGACGTGGCCCGCGGCATCGGCGAGGCCGCCAAGGCCTCCGGTTCCGGCGGTTCGGCTACGTCCGTCACCGCAGACCTCGAGACGTTCGCCGGCGCAACCCAGGCCGTCAAGGCGGCGCTCGCAGCCCATGGACGGGTGGATGTCCTGGTCAACAACGTGGGCGGCACCATCTGGGCCCGCCCCTACGAGGAATACGACGAGGACAAGATCGAGAAGGAGATCCGCCGCTCGCTCTTTCCCACGCTCTGGAGCTGCCGGGCGGTCCTGCCTGCGATGCTCGAACAGGAATCGGGGACCATCGTCAACGTGTCCTCGGTGGCCACCCGCGGCATGCACCGCGTTCCCTACGCCGCGGCGAAAGGCGGCGTCAATGCCCTGACCCAGGCCCTTGCCATGGAGGTGGCCGGCCGCGGCATCCGCGTGGTCGCCACGGCGCCCGGCGGCACGGAGGCGCCGCCACGGAAGGTCAAGCGCGGCCCGGAAGCCGAGTCCGCCACCGAGAAGGCCTGGTACCAGGTGATCGTCGACCAGACCGTGGAGTCGTCCTTTATGAAGCGCTACGGGACCTTGGACGAGCAGGCCGCGCCCATCGTGTTCCTCGCCTCCGACGAAGCGTCTTATCTCACCGGAAGCGTCCTTCCGGTGGCCGGCGGGGACCTGGGCTAG
- a CDS encoding TetR/AcrR family transcriptional regulator → MGTNTVNNGEQVDRQSRILEAALDLLSRHGISGVSMRAVAREAGVALGLVNYYYDDKTSLIRAALRRVDEHDLLLVAPDPSSAPDEQLRKALRRVAGADLLTTRYLSLRLHLWALAQADEDYAQINAAAFDRYIDGLAALVSNAQPGLSWEECRARGSDIVVIQNGMWLTSLLGVDKAAIERSITRTEEIAFAPAEARSSGDAASPGAVREH, encoded by the coding sequence ATGGGGACAAATACCGTGAACAATGGCGAACAGGTCGACAGGCAGTCCCGCATTCTCGAAGCAGCGCTCGATCTGCTGTCCCGCCACGGTATCTCAGGGGTGAGCATGCGCGCAGTGGCGCGCGAGGCCGGCGTCGCGCTGGGCCTGGTGAACTACTACTACGACGACAAGACGAGCCTGATCCGCGCCGCCCTGCGCCGCGTGGACGAGCACGACCTGCTGCTGGTGGCTCCGGATCCGTCCTCGGCCCCGGATGAGCAGTTGCGCAAGGCCCTGCGGCGGGTGGCGGGCGCCGACCTGCTGACCACACGCTACCTGTCCCTGCGCCTGCACCTGTGGGCCCTCGCCCAGGCTGACGAGGACTACGCGCAGATCAATGCTGCCGCCTTTGACCGGTATATCGACGGGCTCGCGGCGCTGGTCTCCAACGCCCAACCCGGGCTGTCCTGGGAGGAATGCCGGGCCCGGGGCTCCGACATCGTGGTCATCCAGAACGGCATGTGGCTGACCTCGCTGCTGGGTGTGGACAAGGCTGCCATAGAGCGAAGCATCACGCGGACTGAAGAGATCGCGTTCGCCCCGGCCGAGGCGCGGAGCAGCGGTGACGCCGCCAGCCCTGGCGCCGTTCGGGAGCACTAA
- the benB gene encoding benzoate 1,2-dioxygenase small subunit, which produces MTNLTQTAPALKTAEEIATLETVRAFLYREARLLDDRQFDEWLECYHPDSEFWMPAWDVDDQLTQDPQNEISLIYYDNRGGIEDRVFRIKTDRSSATSLPEPRTGHNITDIEVLSNDGGKVEVRFNWFTLYFRYNTTDTYFGTSFYTIDLSGPQPVILKKKVVLKNDYIHHVVDVYMI; this is translated from the coding sequence ATGACCAACCTGACCCAAACCGCCCCGGCCCTGAAGACCGCGGAGGAGATCGCAACCCTCGAAACCGTCCGGGCCTTCCTTTACCGGGAAGCCCGCCTGCTGGACGACCGCCAGTTCGACGAGTGGCTCGAGTGCTACCACCCTGACTCCGAATTTTGGATGCCAGCGTGGGACGTCGACGACCAGCTGACGCAGGACCCCCAGAACGAAATCTCCCTCATCTATTACGACAACCGCGGCGGCATCGAAGACCGGGTCTTCCGGATCAAGACCGACCGGTCGTCGGCCACCTCCCTCCCCGAACCGCGCACCGGCCACAACATCACAGACATCGAGGTGCTGTCGAACGACGGCGGCAAGGTTGAGGTGCGCTTCAACTGGTTCACCCTGTACTTCCGCTACAACACAACGGACACCTATTTCGGCACCAGCTTCTACACGATCGACCTGTCCGGCCCGCAGCCGGTGATCCTGAAGAAGAAGGTGGTCCTGAAGAACGACTACATCCACCACGTGGTGGACGTTTACATGATCTGA
- a CDS encoding GMC family oxidoreductase, which produces MHFDNIEDLSERGFDYIVIGGGSAGAAVAARLSEDPDVTVALVEAGPDDRNIPEILQLDRWMELLESGYDWDYPVEPQENGNSFMRHARAKVMGGCSSHNSCIAFWAPREDLDEWEAKYGASGWNADAAWPLYKRLETNEDAGPDAPHHGDSGPVHLMNVPPADPAGVALLDACEQAGIPRAKFNTGTTVVNGANFFQINRRADGTRSSSSVSYIHPIIERDNFTLLTGLRARQLVFDADKRCTGVDVVDSAFGRTHRLSAHREVILSTGAIDSPKLLMLSGIGPAAHLAQHGIEVLVDSPGVGENLQDHPEGVVQFEAKQPMVQTSTQWWEIGIFTPTADGLDRPDLMMHYGSVPFDMNTLRHGYPTTENGFSLTPNVTHARSRGTVRLRSRDFRDKPMVDPRYFTDPDGHDMRVMVAGIRKAREIAGQPAMAEWTGRELSPGAEAQTDEELRDYIRKTHNTVYHPVGTVRMGAYDDDMSPLDPELRVKGVTGLRVADASVMPEHVTVNPNITVMMIGERCADLVRADLVRGGRTGHTGESMTLEEMELTASLA; this is translated from the coding sequence ATGCACTTCGACAACATCGAGGACCTCAGCGAGCGCGGGTTCGACTACATCGTGATCGGCGGCGGATCCGCCGGGGCTGCAGTGGCGGCACGCCTGAGCGAGGACCCGGACGTGACCGTGGCCCTGGTGGAGGCCGGCCCGGATGACCGGAACATCCCCGAAATCCTGCAGCTGGACCGCTGGATGGAACTGCTGGAATCCGGCTACGACTGGGACTACCCGGTGGAACCGCAGGAAAACGGCAACTCGTTCATGCGCCACGCCCGCGCCAAAGTGATGGGCGGGTGCTCCAGCCACAACTCCTGCATCGCCTTTTGGGCTCCGCGCGAGGACCTGGACGAGTGGGAGGCCAAGTACGGGGCCTCCGGCTGGAATGCCGACGCCGCCTGGCCCCTCTACAAGCGGCTGGAAACCAACGAGGACGCCGGCCCCGACGCGCCCCACCACGGGGACTCAGGCCCCGTGCACCTGATGAACGTGCCCCCGGCGGATCCTGCCGGCGTCGCCCTCTTGGATGCCTGCGAACAGGCCGGAATCCCGCGCGCAAAATTCAACACCGGGACCACCGTGGTCAACGGCGCCAACTTCTTCCAGATCAACCGTCGCGCGGACGGCACCCGGTCCTCCAGTTCCGTTTCCTACATCCACCCCATCATCGAGCGGGACAACTTTACCCTGCTGACCGGCCTCCGCGCCCGCCAGCTGGTGTTCGATGCGGACAAGCGCTGCACCGGCGTGGACGTGGTGGACTCGGCGTTCGGCCGGACCCACCGGCTTTCCGCGCACCGCGAGGTGATCCTGTCCACCGGCGCCATCGACTCGCCCAAGCTCCTGATGCTCTCCGGCATCGGCCCGGCCGCGCACCTCGCCCAGCACGGCATCGAGGTCCTGGTGGACTCCCCCGGCGTGGGCGAAAACCTGCAGGACCACCCGGAAGGCGTGGTGCAGTTCGAAGCGAAGCAGCCCATGGTGCAGACGTCCACCCAGTGGTGGGAGATCGGCATCTTCACGCCCACTGCGGACGGCCTGGACCGCCCTGACCTGATGATGCACTACGGCTCCGTCCCGTTCGATATGAACACCCTGCGGCACGGCTACCCCACCACGGAGAACGGCTTCAGCCTCACCCCGAACGTTACGCACGCCCGTTCCCGCGGCACCGTCCGCCTGCGCAGCCGCGACTTCCGCGACAAGCCCATGGTGGACCCGCGCTACTTCACGGACCCGGACGGCCATGACATGCGGGTGATGGTGGCCGGCATCCGCAAGGCGCGGGAAATCGCCGGTCAGCCCGCCATGGCTGAATGGACCGGGCGTGAGCTGTCGCCCGGCGCCGAGGCGCAGACCGACGAGGAACTGCGGGACTACATCCGCAAGACCCACAACACCGTCTACCACCCGGTGGGCACCGTCCGGATGGGCGCGTACGACGACGATATGTCGCCGCTTGACCCCGAGCTGCGGGTCAAAGGCGTTACCGGCCTCCGGGTCGCCGATGCGTCCGTCATGCCGGAGCATGTCACCGTCAATCCCAACATCACCGTCATGATGATCGGCGAACGCTGCGCCGACTTGGTCCGGGCGGACCTGGTCCGCGGCGGCCGCACCGGCCACACCGGCGAATCCATGACCCTGGAAGAAATGGAGCTCACCGCGTCCCTCGCCTGA
- a CDS encoding benzoate/H(+) symporter BenE family transporter, with amino-acid sequence MTPRQDPIDTEAATAALPAPQPLLERPGARPAGPRRFLRDVAPPYLSNGAIGLVFTASGPIAVTLAVGAAGGLTQEQLASWVFGILFSGGAATLAMSLLYRQPLGFAWSIPGTVLLGPSLQHLSFPEVVGTFFTAGLLILALGATGVIRRIMAMIPMPIVMAMVAAVFLRFGTDIVSSTQANPAVAAPMVGAFLLLTAVPALGKFLPPVLGTLLAGCLAVAASGQFVAGMPGPLLAAPVFTPPEFTWASQLELVVPLALTVLFVQNGQGIAVLRTAGHRPPVNVFAMVSGAFSMLNACFGAVSACVTGPTNALLTSSGVKERQYTAAVTYGCLALACAALAPTLTRLMLSTPREFVLVLGGIAMLRALQQAFVTAFSTTFTMGALATFVVTISGLDLFNIHAAFWGLVIGYAVSRLLEPAHHAKL; translated from the coding sequence ATGACCCCTCGTCAAGACCCGATCGACACCGAGGCCGCCACTGCCGCGCTACCCGCCCCGCAGCCCCTGCTGGAACGCCCCGGAGCCAGGCCCGCCGGACCGCGCCGGTTTCTGCGCGACGTAGCCCCGCCCTATCTGTCGAACGGCGCCATCGGGCTGGTGTTCACCGCGTCCGGACCCATCGCCGTCACCCTGGCCGTGGGCGCAGCCGGCGGGCTGACCCAGGAACAGCTCGCGTCCTGGGTTTTTGGCATCCTGTTTTCCGGAGGCGCTGCCACGCTGGCCATGTCGCTGCTGTACCGGCAGCCGCTGGGTTTTGCCTGGTCCATTCCAGGCACCGTGCTGCTGGGGCCCTCGCTGCAGCACCTGTCCTTCCCGGAAGTGGTGGGCACGTTCTTCACAGCAGGCCTGCTTATCTTGGCGCTGGGAGCCACTGGTGTGATCCGGCGGATCATGGCCATGATTCCCATGCCGATCGTCATGGCAATGGTTGCAGCTGTATTCCTCCGGTTCGGCACCGACATCGTCTCCTCAACCCAGGCCAATCCGGCGGTTGCCGCCCCGATGGTGGGCGCGTTCCTGCTCCTCACCGCCGTGCCCGCGCTGGGAAAGTTCCTTCCGCCGGTCCTCGGCACCCTGTTGGCCGGCTGCCTGGCCGTAGCGGCGAGCGGGCAGTTCGTTGCCGGCATGCCCGGGCCGTTGCTGGCCGCCCCCGTCTTCACCCCGCCGGAGTTCACCTGGGCTTCACAGCTGGAGTTGGTGGTGCCGCTGGCGCTGACGGTGCTGTTCGTCCAGAACGGCCAGGGCATCGCCGTGCTCCGGACCGCGGGGCACCGGCCGCCCGTGAATGTTTTTGCGATGGTGTCCGGGGCGTTCTCCATGCTGAACGCCTGCTTCGGCGCCGTTTCCGCTTGCGTGACGGGGCCCACGAATGCCCTGTTGACGTCGTCGGGCGTTAAGGAACGCCAGTACACCGCAGCGGTGACCTATGGCTGCCTGGCGCTGGCCTGCGCTGCGCTGGCACCCACCCTGACGCGGCTGATGCTGTCCACGCCCAGGGAATTCGTCCTGGTCCTGGGCGGAATCGCCATGCTGCGGGCGCTGCAGCAGGCGTTCGTGACCGCCTTCTCCACCACTTTCACGATGGGCGCGCTGGCGACCTTCGTGGTCACCATCTCCGGCCTGGACCTGTTCAACATCCACGCAGCCTTCTGGGGCCTCGTCATTGGCTACGCAGTGTCGCGGCTGCTGGAGCCGGCCCACCACGCGAAGCTATGA